The window aatcactttaatcagacaattcaaataaaaaaccgaaacaaattataattgttatcttcaattaaacaaaacatgacaataaaaaaacacaaaaccacaaattaatatacttttaacttaaataaaattagtaaataatgACATAGAGAGTTCGAAAGCACCTCAACCAttgtgataaatattttttattctactTGATGGAAGGAAGACAATGAAGTTGCTCATTGTTATTTATTGATGACAAACCATAACCCTATCTTTTCATTTGAAGTTCATTATTCCATTGTTGATCATGCTTTTGTCTTGTAACAATTTGTATCTTCTTACTAGGTTATTTTTTGCCCTAATTGTTAacttaaaatatcatatatgtCACAACTCACATGCTCCATTGTTATTTATGATCAATCTTCttaattctaaatatatatataaagcatCTTCTTTTGAATAGTAACAATGTGACACTCCCTCATAACCCACTAATAATAAAAGGACAGACAACCATAGTTATTTTGAGATGAGAATGTTGGAACAATTAGGTCTCTCTCCTAAGGATCATCCacttttatgaattttatttattttatcttaagtAACTAATGATTATTTGTATTGTTTCAAATATGATTTTTCTCTATTTATAAAAACTAGTCTAAAATCTGATAAAGTGTTTGAAGAGGCTAAttgaagattaattaattaatccttATCTAAATATATAGTATTTGTATGATTGAGCAGCTGGACTCTTTGGCAGTATACTGTAATGTAGTgaatttatctttcttattcCCTAATCATATGCAATAATTTGGCTTAGCTgtacaatattatattttcttataaacatgggtccaaatataatttaatgattattttcaatttcattACTATCCATAATATTTGTATTGATAAATTCTTTTGCATTATTTGGAATAGagtgaaattataatattgtttgaattcaaattataaaaaaaatgagttatttaataaaaataattaaatagtattaatatataatgtaaatgATAGATTCTTGTCATCATTCTTTTTCAATGTAAAATTAAAGTGGACAAAAAAGATATGGGTTAAAGATAATCAATATTAAAGTTGAGGAGTCAAaagaaaattgagaaaaaaaatcaggGACTTGGATGAGATGAGGTTTTGAGTATGCATATCTTAGTACTAGCTACTAGAAACCAACCATTTCATAGATTGTATTGGAATATGAACCAATCAACAAATTTatgtacattttttatttttatttctttattattaccTTGAAAAGaggaaattaattatttaaaaaggcATTTTGATTAGTCTTTAGTATATGTAATCAACTATTTGGATAGGagttgagttttaaaaaaaaaaaattattatttaaaaagtttttattgACTATGATTTTAAAGAGtttggaatttttttataaatttaaaatatattcaatatataatgataaaataaaaaataataatttaaaataaaaattattttaatattttgattaataaattgaataatgtaaataagatattttgattaataaattgaataatataaatgagTGTGGAAGgagatgatatttttttagattgaaCCAGTTTTAATATacttaatcttattatttttaaatttagttggATTAAAGAGAAAATGAAGTAATATAATAGGAAtggatgtttttttttaagagtaaaattaaaaatgttatatatgttgatttgatatttttttatggaatTGTTATTCAAGTAGActttattattgaaataagaTAAAGAAAGTTccaaatatgaaaaacaatgctttaatataatttactgttaaaacaaattcttaattcttttttaacaaatgatagttttattaaaaggttaatgaaataatacaaatttacaaGAAACATCTATTATAATTAACGAAATCAAATATGCATAATGCATCCAAAATATTTTGGAGTTCTTGGCTTCATAACAAACAAAGTAAATTAATTGCTGCGTTTATCATTGAAATTTAATGGTTCACTCGATGTTAAGAACTTCTTTTATTAACTTCGCTTGCATTTCAAAGTTTGATTTACAATTTTTGcatgattattattttgtttaatatgatTGTATCcatattttttctctcctatTTGTTTGCTTCTTTCTAAATATTGATGGAAAAGacattgatataatatttttttttattgataatttaatgttaaaatggaactcttaacttttatttatttatttaaaaaacgaAATTATCTTATGCTTACTTGGTGGTTGTATAAACATATTTTGCAAACAAAACCTACAATTCAATCCTTCAAAGAGAAAAACCCCAAGtccaaataaaacaataaaaactcaacaaaaaaacACACAACTAATCCAAAACTAAAattcttacaaaaataataatcaaaagtGTGAAGACTGAAACTTATGATTTGAATTTTTACATTCTACGAAcaataaatttttagttttatctcGTTTCATTCTTGAAGATCAtggtttattcaatttatatatcaaaaaatCTTTGACAAAGATCCTTTCGAGGCAGAAAGGAGGCGAGTTTTGGCTTCTTTAGTTTGTATTCTTATGTTTGAATATCAAAATTAGTTTGGTCAGAAATTTTGGGGTCCAAACTGTACttaattttcttctattttcaaGGGACTGTTATATAGATAATAACCAATAACTtctaaaaacacaaatttgatGTGTTTGGTTGGatacattatataaaatactatttatgTAGTCTTCTCTTATTTtcttaatcatatatttaaaatgatagaCTAGCAATTTTGTCTAGTATATAAGATAATGATGACTAGatataatcataaattaaataattgatgttAGATTGTAAGTACATAGTAAGTATAGGGTccattttacaaattttaaatgcTAAAAGGGCCAACCTTGTCCATAGGATCATGTGCAATGGCACATGTGAGCATGTGATGATGATCTATCTTCATCCTAGGCTGTTCTTCTTTTAGGGGCCCAACATGTGCTTAATACTCTCCACATGCATTTTCACccttaataatttttcattttttttctgtAATGTTATAATTGCAACTTCACTATTCAACATGCATGCATCTAAGATATTAATGTAAACTCTTATTTGTTCTAAGAGTTACTATAAATATTGCTTCTAAATTTGTAATTATCATGATAGGCCCGAAGATTTGACTACCCTAAACGAGTTTAGTTTGTCTTGTGCCCAGTTACCATAGTAATTATGGGTCTATCTTTATTCGAACAGCCGAGTTTTATGCAAATTTGAAAGTAACAATATGCAATTATCGACGTGATGTTAGTTGAGTGGAGTGTATCGAAATGATGCCATCAAGAAATTAGATCAATTAACGggtttttgattaaaataaaagagtgGATAAGGGCAAAGATTGCATATAATAAATGCATGTTATGAGTGGATGGTTTAAGATGACCCCAAGTATTTGGTGATAAGTGACTGAAAGAGACAAGGAATAGTGAGAGGACAATGAGACCATAATTCTGAAAATATGAGGTTCATGGGGACATATTCTTTTAGGACATGGGTTGTTCTCCATTCAAAGAACATACCTTTAAGGAGGACTTCCAAATTGAAAGGTAGGGTTCCTCATGGGTGCATGCATTCATCAATTTggatgaattattaatattgttttttttgttaactttAATTATAGAACGAGATGAAAGAATAAAGACggaacaaacaaacaaacgaGTCTATTATGTCATGGGACCTCTTCAAAAGACGTGGCTATTAAGGTGCCTAAAAAAAGATCTTTGGAGTTTCGTTgtatatctttttaaaaatatttagcaCTAAGGAACATTGTGAATGATTGAGGTTAGGAATTGTTCTTAGTCTAGAGATAATGGAAGTTTTAGGCTATGTCAACACCATTGATATGTAGCACATTGGATGTTGGCCTCACCCTAGTCTTTGTCCAAGGGGTAAAGAGGTAATTGGACAAGCGAGGTTAGAGTGTTCGACATGACACCTTTGGATATTTTTCTCGCAAAGGGACAACGTTAAGATGTGAGGGTGGTAAGTATCCTAGGTTGACTTACATTAGAAATTGTCAATAAGTTTAATTTCCTAGGTCATAGTCTTATTGGCCTAGAGAGAATAACTTGGACCATCAGCAATCAAATGCCCAATAGTTGAAATCATCTGATCTGATCGAACTCTTCAATTTGATATAAGATTTCTCATGTTTAGtacactaaaaaaatattgtgcTTTCCAAGTCTATTTTATCCTTAGGATAGAGACAAATTGCACTCATTTTATGGAGGAAAAAGTGTTTATTGAGAACACCTCTCTTATCTCTTATAGAGGGggataatttataatttttgaatgtTGAGTAGAAATCATTTTATTGGCTTCATCACGATCTGAAATGGTTTGTTTCACTATGAGTTAGGCGTTTTACTAGCTCGAGTTGTTGGgatgttttaataatttgtagGACGAACGTTTTTATACAAGTTAAATTACGGTTTactaactaatatttttttttataaaaacgccTTAAGTTGAATGAGATggttattaacaaatatttttataagacCGGTATAAATTGAAGTTGGAGAATATGGGCAAAAACTGATATTTTCACTAAGGTTACTTTCTCGAATAGTGTAgcttaaaatcaattttacagACATCCaaagtttacaaataaattagggAGGTTAGATAATAACATCTCAAGCAATTGACAGTCTTAAGTGATATACAACATCTATCATCATTTACATGCTTATGCTTATATGGCACAACTCTATTAGGCTGTCAGTTGCcttttgagatattatttaaGCATAGTCtaagatattaattttataaagacATTTTGAGTGAACATGTCTGTATAACCAAGAAAATGCTAATGATTTTAGTTGgtgatgttattattattattatgaaggTCGCACTAAAAAAAAACGGGGTCATCTCATTAGGTTCAGAATAGTGCGCCAAAGAAAAGATTTGCAATTTTATTCCTACCACACCAGCCATATGGTCACTATAAGATTAGTGCGCCAACTAatgtgtaaatttttttattctaataatatacATGAAATACCCCTTTTCAAACACACTAAGATAGCCCTTATGTGGAGGGTTGTAATTTGTAAATCCTTATAAGTAAAATACATAACTCTTTCATACAGGTCATGCAATTCCTGTATagtcaaattttgtttgaacCCTCCTGATCAATAGGTACCTACCAAATTGAGGGAAGAATCTTGATATGGTAAAGCCATACCCATTACATGAAGGACCGAATATGATTAACTTAAACTCCTTTTTCTATACTTATTTTGGCCCTTATTCTGGTCAACCCTCCACCATTGCAGCTGGTCCCTAAATATCTGATCATTGGATGCCCTAAGGCTTAGGGGCTTGTTTgatatgggttatttgaaattatttataaatataacccATTATTCAATCAAGTCAaatcaatcatttatttttcataaatatagtaaataataatgacaTTTCAATCATTTTACTCAAATAACCAGCTTCttacatcaaacaaaacccAGATCAAAATGTGCTGAAAATCTATTAATTCACCCACTACATGAACATTGATCATTTAAAATGATCCATTTGTTTAGTCCCTCAAGTTAAGAGTAAAAAATGAGATTGAAAAGCATTTATGGAAAAGAGATTGGAAGAGGTCACAGATAACTCACACACTAACTGTTCCATCTAGCTGCTAGGGGCTTTCACAagatcaatatataataataataggtgCTTCCTCCtccaacaaaatgaaaaaaaaaggaagaaatacCTCATTAAGCTTTCGGGATCTCTCTTCTACTATGTTACATTACCATTCCTCCATCAATTGTCACAACCTACATTACAATAATCAAATATGCTCAAACTATTCATTTCATCTACCTACTACTATACTATTATTACACCACACACAtacattttaaacttttaactACAAAGGCACCAGCCATACCTGTCCAGTAATGTAAGATGCAGCAGGATTAAGAGCTAAGAATTCCACTACTCCTGCAACTTCCTCTGGTTGTCCATACCGGCCTGcgtttaaatttatgataaaaaatcaAAGTTGGGTACACAAGAAGAATaagatatatatgatataactTGGAATGTCCATAGTCCTTGATCACATCCTCACTCACTAAAAAATGCACTATGCTCAGCAAAATCAAATAGGTGTATTACTTACTAGAACACTGAACATGAAATATCTCGTAGGCTATGTATGATTCACGCGGAATAGAAATTAGAATTGGGAGTCCAATTCCATATCGTTTGACACTTAAAATAAAGAActggaattataattccaatggAATTGAATGTATTCAATTTCATTATACTTCAGACTTAATCATAGATATCTATATTACCATTGCATCCaagactattaatgattttaccAAACATGAGAATTGAAGTGAatcaattcttataaaattagaattctaattctGCTTCCAACTCCAATTATACACATCAAAACATAGCCTTACTATTAAAGACtagggccttgtttgatgaagggaaatttggatttaattcaaCAACCCTTTATTgcctcatcatcaaaattttcaaattatcaactaaaataccaaattacccttactttatttttacaacattttaaatattaaatacaacagatattttactcttttaacctaaaataaccccaaataatccactttttcataaaacaagttttttttttccaaaataattgaaatatttatataaaaagaaacctacatcaaacaaactcCAGAATTTATATTGAAAGAGCATCATAAGCATTGTCACTCACCTAAGGGAATGGTgctcaaaattttcttttcaatatcATCTCCAAGCTTAGCAGTCATATCAGATGCAATAAAACCTGGTGCAACAGCATTAacctataaaaaataaatgtaatatttgatCGGTAAAACGATAAACACAATGAAACAAAGAGAAAActattaaattatgaaatacaATGACTTTTTGCATCTATACATGTTGATAATCTACATCTTAAAAGAGAACAATGCTTATTATTCATTCCGGACTTACATTGATATTCCTGCTCGAATATTCCTTTGCGACACTTTTGGTAAATCCAATCACTCCAGCCTTTGCAGCACTATAATTGGCTTGACCAGCATTTCCAACCAAACCAACCACAGATGCTATATTGATTATTCTTCCCTGATATTTTCAGACTCTATTCATCATTATTTCACAAGAAAACAATGCAAACAACTCCAACTCCTCGCCTATCAATAAATAACAGTGAagttacctttttttttttcatcataaTCTTGGCAGCAGCCTGTAAGAAttacaagattttttttaagtaatacaCAGAATTGCTGCAGACAGATAGAAAATCAAAACTACACAGACCTGTGTGCACAAAAATACTCCAGTAAGATTTAGATCAATAACTTCCTCCCACTGAGATTTCTTCATCCTCATCAACAATCCATCCCTAGTAATTCCTATATTGGCAAATTTAATATTCAACAATATATCAAAGAGCCCATGAATCAAGGGAAGTAGATTTCTAACCTGCATTATTTATCAGCACGTCAATTGTTCCCCATTGGTCAACTACCTGCGAATGTGAGAACCAAGTCATTAGTTGCAAGCGTTGGAAAGTGCTAATAAGGATATATTTACTGATAAGAGAGCTTAATTATACGCAATGCATGTTCATCCTAAATCTGATCAAATTCTATAATTTAGCAATTTATTTTATCTGAACTTCTAATAATTTAACATGACTTAGAGAACAACTATCTTGCTGCTTTTTCTAAAGGTAGAACTGTAGAAGTGTTATTTACACAAAAAGGAGAGCGCAAATAGGCTAATCTATGTCTAAAAGTATCCAGATGCAAAAATAGCAATGCATCAAGACCCTAAGATTTGATCAATCTGCAAAATTGTCTTACCGCTTTGATCATTGAGTTTACATCGTCTTCTTTAGACATATCCCCACCAAAAGTTATAGCTTGACCTCCACTTGCTTCAATCtgcaaaataaatttaatgaagaaCTTGCTGGCAACACATTTAGGACCTAAGTATCATTAGACAACCAACCTAaatggtaaaaattaaaatactttgaCTTATGGGATATGTATAGGCCGTTACTGAATGTACAAAGCTAGGATTGATATTTTGGTCACAAAAtgttaaatacattttttgaaGAGAAGATGGGTGCAAGTATCCAGTAGTAAGGTTAACGCTTGTTAAAAAAACTACATCAAATGATGCTTTTGGGGTGGTAAACAATATTTGTTTTCCCATGAACTCCCATTTGGGAATGAAATATCTAACCATTAAACTAAATCTTAAGTTCTAATCAACCTAAATGATGCTTCTTTTCTGCTGAAGCATTTTTCCTTAAATTCATTAGTTTTCTCCTTTACATCTTCCCTTTTATTGGATTGATGCTGCATCAGCTATCGCATTGCTT is drawn from Impatiens glandulifera chromosome 3, dImpGla2.1, whole genome shotgun sequence and contains these coding sequences:
- the LOC124931866 gene encoding 3-oxoacyl-[acyl-carrier-protein] reductase 4-like codes for the protein MAAYAATAFTSLGVPEKISSSIALFSRHISHRRFTSLSPAGMLYPHLRLPLQNRWSSSSTSSGIRSQVAAVEQASVDVTEKVVESPVVIVTGASRGIGKAIALALGKAGCKVLVNYARSSKEAEEVSKEIEASGGQAITFGGDMSKEDDVNSMIKAVVDQWGTIDVLINNAGITRDGLLMRMKKSQWEEVIDLNLTGVFLCTQAAAKIMMKKKKGRIINIASVVGLVGNAGQANYSAAKAGVIGFTKSVAKEYSSRNINVNAVAPGFIASDMTAKLGDDIEKKILSTIPLGRYGQPEEVAGVVEFLALNPAASYITGQVVTIDGGMVM